The following are from one region of the Ptychodera flava strain L36383 chromosome 15, AS_Pfla_20210202, whole genome shotgun sequence genome:
- the LOC139151304 gene encoding eukaryotic translation initiation factor 5A-1-like translates to MSDDEFIGADAGASDTFPVRCSALRKGGYVMLNDRPCKIVELSTARPGKHGHAKVRIVGRDLFTQRRYEGISPSTHNINVPYVRKQDFQVLGVGDRFLSLLDDRGQIHDGVEVPEGEIGERVREKFNNEDDFMVTVLTVKDEGIVSGVKETASGN, encoded by the exons ATGAGCGATGATGAATTTATTGGAGCAGATGCCGGTGCCTCCGATACTTTTCCAGTTCGCTGTTCCGCCTTACGAAAAGGTGGCTATGTAATGCTGAATGACAGACCATGCAAGATTGTCGAATTGTCAACGGCTAGGCCAGGAAAACACGGCCATGCAAAG GTTCGTATAGTCGGTCGGGATTTGTTTACTCAACGGAGATATGAAGGCATAAGCCCATCGACTCACAACATCAACGTGCCTTATGTGCGCAAGCAGGACTTCCAG GTGTTGGGCGTTGGCGATCGATTCCTGTCGCTGCTTGATGATCGTGGGCAGATCCACGACGGGGTCGAGGTTCCCGAAGGCGAGATTGGAGAACGTGTCCGTGAAAAGTTCAACAACGAGGACGATTTCATG GTGACCGTGTTGACAGTGAAGGACGAAGGGATCGTCAGTGGTGTGAAAGAAACCGCTTCGGGAAATTAG